A portion of the Longimicrobiales bacterium genome contains these proteins:
- a CDS encoding class I SAM-dependent methyltransferase translates to MRSPGIPNAYDDRDRAAAYADLGFAGTYYLAFRDLPDLIARHGTGRKALDFGCGAGRSTRFLKELGLDTIGIDVAEPMLRIARERDPGGTYMLVRDDAVTGWPDGPFDLVLAAYPFDNIAEVAHRRRLLDAIGRRLAPDGRLIVIASAPELYTNEWLSFTTAYPENDAARTGDVVRIAITDGGDRRPILDVLWDDAAYRADFAAAGLDVLEMHRPLGRPDEPYAWQTELHTSPWLLYVLRAPSSG, encoded by the coding sequence ATGCGATCACCCGGAATTCCCAACGCCTACGACGACCGCGACCGCGCCGCCGCGTATGCCGACCTCGGCTTCGCCGGCACGTACTACCTTGCGTTCCGCGACCTGCCGGATCTGATCGCCCGGCACGGCACCGGACGGAAGGCACTGGACTTCGGCTGCGGAGCAGGTCGCTCGACGCGTTTTCTGAAGGAGCTCGGCCTCGACACGATCGGCATCGACGTCGCCGAGCCGATGCTGCGCATCGCACGCGAGCGCGATCCCGGCGGCACGTACATGCTCGTGCGCGATGATGCAGTGACCGGCTGGCCCGACGGTCCCTTCGATCTCGTGCTCGCCGCATACCCGTTCGACAACATCGCGGAGGTCGCGCATCGCCGACGACTGCTCGATGCCATCGGTCGCCGGCTCGCCCCGGATGGCCGGCTCATAGTCATCGCGTCCGCGCCGGAACTATACACGAACGAGTGGCTATCCTTCACGACAGCGTATCCGGAGAACGACGCCGCCCGCACCGGTGACGTTGTGCGTATCGCAATCACCGACGGCGGCGATCGCCGGCCGATCCTTGACGTGCTCTGGGACGACGCCGCATACCGCGCGGATTTCGCCGCGGCCGGACTCGACGTGCTGGAGATGCATCGCCCGCTGGGCCGGCCCGACGAACCGTACGCATGGCAGACCGAGCTTCACACTTCGCCCTGGCTGCTCTACGTTCTGAGGGCTCCCTCATCCGGCTGA